Proteins encoded together in one Streptomyces sp. B1I3 window:
- a CDS encoding LysR family transcriptional regulator: MDLDTVRTFVAAADAGQFQEAAAELAVSQQAVSKRIAALERDLGVRLFNRTARGAGLTIDGQAFLPHARELLRVAERAVGSVRADRRPLRVDVIASRSAASGLMRGFHRAHPEIELDVVWLFDIEAAVAAVRSGAIDASFRAVAAPGRPLAEDIASVRVIDEPLQLLTGPAHALAGARSVTVAQLAGHRIWMPGIVPGTEWAAYYDDLVAEFGLTIEATGPNFGSDALLDTVADTPALATFMGGLTRLVWPADHGLRRIPVTDPVPVYPHSLLWRRDNPHPALATLRAHLAATAAGHDAAGTWVPSWVMPH; this comes from the coding sequence GTGGACCTCGACACCGTCCGGACCTTCGTCGCCGCTGCCGACGCGGGGCAGTTCCAGGAGGCCGCCGCCGAACTGGCGGTCAGCCAGCAGGCCGTTTCCAAGCGCATCGCCGCGCTGGAGCGCGACCTCGGCGTGCGGCTGTTCAACCGCACCGCGCGCGGCGCCGGGCTCACCATCGACGGGCAGGCGTTCCTACCGCACGCGCGCGAGCTGCTGCGCGTAGCCGAGCGTGCGGTCGGGTCCGTACGCGCCGACCGCCGTCCCCTGCGCGTCGACGTGATCGCCTCGCGCAGCGCGGCGTCGGGGCTGATGCGCGGCTTCCACCGCGCGCACCCTGAGATCGAACTCGACGTGGTGTGGCTGTTCGACATCGAGGCGGCCGTCGCCGCCGTCCGGTCCGGTGCGATCGACGCGTCCTTCCGCGCCGTCGCCGCACCCGGCCGGCCCCTTGCCGAGGACATCGCGTCCGTCCGGGTGATCGACGAACCGCTCCAGCTCCTCACCGGCCCCGCCCACGCGCTGGCAGGCGCCCGCTCGGTGACCGTGGCACAGCTCGCCGGACACCGGATCTGGATGCCCGGCATCGTCCCCGGGACCGAGTGGGCGGCCTACTACGACGACCTCGTCGCCGAGTTCGGTCTCACCATCGAGGCGACCGGGCCGAACTTCGGTTCCGACGCACTGCTCGACACCGTCGCAGACACCCCTGCCCTGGCCACGTTCATGGGCGGGCTGACCCGGCTCGTCTGGCCCGCCGACCACGGCTTGCGCCGCATCCCGGTGACCGACCCGGTGCCCGTGTACCCGCATTCGCTCCTCTGGCGCCGCGACAACCCGCACCCGGCGCTGGCCACCCTCCGCGCCCACCTCGCCGCCACGGCGGCCGGTCACGACGCGGCCGGGACGTGGGTGCCGAGCTGGGTGATGCCGCACTGA
- a CDS encoding VOC family protein — MACRISELVIEAADPERLAAFWSEVLGYVELGREDDGSIEIGPPDAGFGGPQPTLVLSPNSAPQAGKLRLHIDVSATDRSQDAELERLLALGARPADVGQTGTESWHVLADPEGNEFCLLHTRLQPL, encoded by the coding sequence ATGGCATGCCGCATCAGTGAGCTGGTCATCGAAGCCGCCGACCCGGAGCGGCTCGCCGCGTTCTGGAGCGAGGTCCTGGGCTACGTGGAACTCGGCCGGGAGGACGACGGAAGCATCGAGATCGGGCCACCCGACGCCGGTTTCGGCGGCCCGCAGCCCACGCTCGTCCTCAGCCCCAACAGCGCTCCGCAAGCCGGCAAACTCCGGTTGCACATCGACGTCAGCGCCACCGACCGCAGCCAGGACGCCGAGCTGGAGCGGCTGCTCGCGCTCGGCGCCAGGCCCGCCGACGTAGGCCAGACCGGCACCGAGAGCTGGCACGTCCTGGCCGACCCGGAAGGCAACGAGTTCTGCCTCCTGCACACCCGGCTCCAGCCCCTCTGA
- a CDS encoding STAS domain-containing protein — protein sequence MSPLKITTRDVLTGPVLEIIGELDYAHATELRDLLPTLPLQAGQRLILDLAGMQFCDSSGIAALIAARNHAQAFHADIALAAVPAHTLRILRVVGLDQIFALHPDSEAATGA from the coding sequence ATGAGCCCGCTGAAGATCACCACCCGAGACGTCCTGACCGGTCCCGTACTGGAGATCATCGGCGAACTCGACTACGCCCATGCCACGGAGCTGCGCGACCTGCTCCCCACGCTGCCGCTCCAGGCAGGCCAGCGCCTCATCCTGGACCTCGCGGGCATGCAGTTCTGCGACTCCAGCGGCATCGCCGCCCTGATCGCAGCGCGCAACCACGCCCAAGCCTTCCATGCGGACATCGCACTCGCTGCCGTCCCTGCCCATACACTGCGCATCCTGCGCGTGGTCGGCCTCGACCAGATATTCGCCCTCCACCCTGACAGCGAGGCCGCCACCGGCGCCTGA
- a CDS encoding amino acid permease produces the protein MSDGSITAADQPAAATPAASSPHVDAGDAGYSKDLKSRHINMIAIGGAIGTGLFLGAGGRLADAGPSLAIAYAVCGVFAFFVVRALGELILYRPSSGAFVSYAREFMGEKGAFAAGWLYFLNWSTTAIADITAAATYAHFWGMFSDIPQWILALIALAVVLTANLISVKYFGEMEFWFAIIKVAALVAFMLIGVFLVVTQHPVDGHTPGLSTVSDTGVFPVGTLPMLLVIQGVVFAYASVELCGVAAGETENPEKIMPRAINSIMWRVGLFYVGSVVLLALLLPYTAYSGDQSPFVTVMDKLGVPGAAGVMNLVVLTAALSSLNSGLYSTGRILRSMALSGSAPRFTGLMNKGQVPYGGILLTAGFGVLGVGLNYVVPGQAFEIVLNVASIGILGTWGMIMLCSLVFWNRSQDGRVTRPAYRLPWAPYTQIVTLLFLVGVVFLMWWGGGVGRTTVMLLPVIAAALVGGWFLVRGRVREMARARQDV, from the coding sequence ATGAGTGACGGCAGCATCACAGCAGCCGATCAGCCCGCCGCTGCCACACCGGCGGCGAGCTCCCCCCACGTGGACGCCGGCGACGCCGGTTACAGCAAGGACCTCAAGTCCCGTCACATCAACATGATCGCCATCGGCGGTGCGATCGGCACCGGGCTGTTCCTGGGTGCGGGCGGGCGCCTCGCCGACGCCGGGCCCTCCCTCGCGATTGCCTACGCCGTCTGCGGTGTCTTCGCGTTCTTCGTCGTGCGCGCGCTGGGTGAGCTGATCCTGTACCGCCCGTCGTCCGGTGCCTTCGTCTCCTACGCCCGTGAATTCATGGGCGAGAAGGGTGCCTTCGCGGCCGGCTGGCTGTACTTCCTGAACTGGTCGACCACTGCGATCGCGGACATCACCGCGGCGGCGACCTACGCCCACTTCTGGGGCATGTTCAGTGACATTCCGCAGTGGATCCTCGCGTTGATCGCCTTGGCCGTGGTGCTCACGGCCAACCTCATCTCGGTGAAGTACTTCGGCGAGATGGAGTTCTGGTTCGCGATCATCAAGGTGGCGGCCCTTGTCGCCTTCATGCTGATCGGCGTGTTCCTCGTGGTGACCCAGCATCCGGTGGACGGCCACACGCCCGGACTGTCCACCGTCTCGGACACCGGCGTCTTCCCCGTCGGCACACTTCCGATGCTGCTCGTGATCCAGGGCGTCGTCTTCGCCTACGCGTCCGTCGAACTGTGCGGCGTCGCCGCCGGCGAGACCGAGAACCCCGAGAAGATCATGCCGCGTGCGATCAACTCCATCATGTGGCGGGTCGGACTGTTCTACGTCGGGTCGGTGGTGCTGCTCGCCCTGCTGCTTCCCTACACCGCCTACTCCGGGGACCAGAGCCCGTTCGTCACCGTCATGGACAAGCTCGGCGTACCGGGCGCGGCCGGCGTGATGAATCTGGTCGTGCTGACCGCCGCCCTGTCCAGCCTGAACTCCGGCCTCTACTCCACCGGCCGCATCCTGCGCTCCATGGCCCTTTCAGGTTCCGCACCCCGCTTCACGGGCCTGATGAACAAGGGGCAGGTCCCCTACGGCGGCATTCTGCTGACCGCGGGTTTCGGGGTGCTGGGTGTCGGGCTGAACTACGTCGTGCCCGGCCAGGCATTCGAGATCGTGCTGAACGTCGCGTCGATCGGAATCCTCGGGACCTGGGGCATGATCATGCTCTGTTCCCTGGTGTTCTGGAACCGCTCGCAGGACGGGCGGGTGACCCGGCCCGCCTACCGCCTGCCGTGGGCCCCGTACACGCAGATCGTCACACTCCTGTTCCTCGTCGGTGTGGTCTTCCTGATGTGGTGGGGCGGCGGTGTCGGCCGGACGACCGTGATGCTCCTGCCGGTGATCGCGGCGGCGCTGGTCGGCGGCTGGTTCCTCGTCCGCGGCCGGGTGCGCGAGATGGCACGGGCCAGGCAGGACGTCTGA
- a CDS encoding TetR/AcrR family transcriptional regulator, with product MVRAGLTAERVTIAGAELADEIGFERVSMAHVARRLGVRDASLYAHVRSLDDLRGRIALLAADEKTIRIAEATAGLAGKDALVAFANTWREYAHKRPGRYAATQARIEISPELAAQAQGPRRAVELTYGMLRGYELAEPDLTDAVRLLRSTFHGFVALEAAGGFAHERSSQRSWVRALDALHALLEQWPPCREGDPA from the coding sequence ATGGTGCGGGCCGGGTTGACGGCTGAACGGGTGACGATCGCAGGCGCCGAGCTGGCGGACGAGATCGGGTTCGAACGGGTGAGCATGGCCCACGTGGCCAGGCGGCTCGGTGTGAGAGATGCGAGCCTCTACGCACACGTGCGCAGCCTGGACGATCTGCGCGGACGCATCGCGCTCCTGGCGGCGGACGAGAAGACCATCCGCATCGCGGAGGCGACCGCCGGGCTGGCGGGCAAGGACGCACTGGTGGCGTTCGCGAACACCTGGCGGGAGTACGCCCACAAGAGGCCGGGCCGCTACGCCGCGACGCAGGCACGGATCGAGATCAGCCCCGAGCTGGCCGCACAGGCGCAAGGTCCACGGCGCGCGGTCGAGCTCACCTACGGGATGCTGCGCGGGTATGAGCTGGCAGAGCCCGACCTGACCGACGCCGTCCGGCTGCTGCGCAGCACGTTCCACGGGTTCGTCGCACTGGAGGCCGCAGGCGGCTTCGCGCACGAGCGTTCCTCGCAGCGCTCCTGGGTCCGCGCCCTCGACGCCCTGCACGCCCTCCTGGAGCAGTGGCCCCCGTGCCGAGAAGGAGACCCGGCATGA
- a CDS encoding VOC family protein, which yields MTTTLGAFVLGTPDPPALADFYRALLGWQEIEREPDWVRLRAPEEERPSLSFQLEADHTPPVWPQRAGAQQMQAHLDLLVDDLDAETQRACALGATLEEHQPQKDLRVLRDPHGHPFCLFLPGA from the coding sequence ATGACGACGACACTCGGTGCCTTTGTGCTTGGGACTCCTGATCCGCCCGCGCTCGCCGACTTCTACCGGGCACTGCTGGGCTGGCAGGAAATCGAGCGCGAGCCCGATTGGGTCCGCCTGCGGGCGCCCGAGGAGGAACGCCCCAGCCTCAGCTTCCAGCTGGAGGCCGACCACACGCCCCCGGTGTGGCCCCAACGTGCGGGTGCTCAGCAGATGCAAGCGCACCTGGACCTGCTGGTCGACGACCTGGACGCGGAGACCCAGCGAGCGTGCGCCCTGGGCGCGACGCTGGAGGAGCACCAGCCTCAGAAGGACTTACGGGTCCTCCGCGACCCGCACGGCCACCCGTTCTGTCTCTTTCTCCCCGGTGCCTGA
- a CDS encoding DUF1838 family protein, whose protein sequence is MTTPADLFRSFARTRASLDGEEVTYWWSGDVYSWGPDEPYQRLFGFEGLNVARLVQDAEAGPDTYRLLTREAAFYLDPATREILETWQGLPVVHVWNDPANQKWRPFPIPTTELGGQVCFSLEIPLAYPSPLPVADYPDHSAGDTYKALELFQFFADRADLAGPAPSVPATMSWTRMSPWLPWMARGQRPGGLTFHCRGRKLGSYAEVPGRTRAYIADRHPEFAQAPEKWSEPNETSWTYFRTLNPPK, encoded by the coding sequence ATGACGACACCCGCGGATCTGTTCCGCTCCTTCGCCCGCACCCGTGCATCGCTCGACGGCGAGGAGGTCACGTACTGGTGGTCCGGAGACGTGTACTCCTGGGGCCCTGACGAGCCGTACCAGCGCCTGTTCGGGTTCGAGGGGCTCAACGTCGCCCGCCTGGTCCAGGACGCCGAAGCCGGTCCGGACACCTACCGCTTACTGACCCGCGAGGCCGCCTTCTACCTGGACCCCGCCACCCGCGAGATTCTGGAGACCTGGCAGGGCCTACCGGTGGTGCACGTCTGGAACGACCCGGCGAACCAGAAGTGGCGCCCCTTCCCGATTCCGACGACCGAACTCGGCGGACAGGTCTGCTTCAGCCTGGAGATCCCGCTCGCCTACCCCTCACCGCTACCGGTCGCCGATTACCCCGATCACTCGGCCGGCGACACGTACAAGGCCCTTGAGCTGTTCCAGTTCTTCGCCGACCGCGCCGATCTGGCCGGTCCGGCTCCCAGCGTGCCGGCCACCATGTCGTGGACCCGCATGTCCCCGTGGCTCCCGTGGATGGCCCGCGGCCAACGGCCCGGCGGGCTCACCTTCCACTGCCGGGGCCGCAAGCTCGGCTCGTACGCGGAAGTCCCCGGGCGGACCCGTGCCTACATCGCCGACCGCCACCCGGAGTTCGCCCAGGCCCCGGAGAAGTGGAGCGAGCCGAACGAGACCAGCTGGACTTACTTCCGCACACTCAACCCGCCGAAGTGA
- a CDS encoding PP2C family protein-serine/threonine phosphatase, with amino-acid sequence MCRSGQQSGAGDEKTSFAAFAGLLEDSAEELYESAPCGYLSTLMDGTIAKINTTLLDWLGLDPETVVGRLRFTDLLTVGGKLYHETHFAPLLRMRGKISGIALEIKQAGGGRIPVLVSSVVKHGSNGEPLLIRTTVFDARDRRAYEEELLRARKAAEEAHKQAEADRARLQDALAVLQQSLLPATLPLVPGVETAAHYRTASPDRLGGDFYDLFPIDGKRFAFFLGDVCGKGPQAAAVTSLTRYTLRAAAIHDPDPVSALSTLNKVLHERFTGDDPRYCTAVFGILEPDPVTGHAAVRIASGGHPPALVLRADGTADFLPTPGGLLVGILPAARFTTATTTLAPGDTLLLYTDGLTEARTGQDRAALYGDEALRTFVTGHAGKPPEAVIQALTGLLDDFGDGLDDDTALLALGVPATGPRREYIE; translated from the coding sequence ATGTGCCGCTCAGGACAGCAGTCCGGCGCCGGCGACGAGAAGACGTCGTTCGCGGCATTCGCCGGGCTCCTGGAGGACAGCGCCGAGGAACTCTACGAGAGCGCACCGTGCGGATATCTGTCCACGTTGATGGACGGCACCATTGCCAAGATCAACACGACGCTGCTGGACTGGCTCGGCCTGGATCCGGAGACGGTCGTGGGGCGCCTGCGCTTCACGGACCTGCTGACCGTGGGCGGCAAGCTGTACCACGAGACACACTTCGCACCTCTGCTCCGGATGCGGGGCAAGATCAGCGGAATAGCCCTGGAGATCAAACAGGCCGGTGGCGGCCGGATTCCGGTGCTGGTCTCCTCCGTCGTCAAGCACGGCAGCAACGGGGAGCCGCTGCTGATCCGTACCACGGTCTTCGACGCCCGGGACCGCCGCGCCTACGAAGAGGAACTCCTGCGGGCCCGTAAAGCGGCCGAGGAAGCACACAAACAGGCGGAGGCGGACCGGGCCCGGCTGCAGGACGCCCTGGCCGTGCTCCAGCAGTCACTGCTGCCCGCCACCCTGCCGCTCGTGCCCGGCGTGGAGACGGCCGCCCACTACCGCACCGCCTCACCCGACCGCCTCGGCGGGGACTTCTACGACCTCTTCCCCATCGACGGCAAACGCTTCGCCTTCTTCCTCGGCGACGTGTGCGGCAAAGGCCCCCAGGCGGCCGCGGTCACCTCCCTGACCCGCTACACCCTGCGCGCCGCGGCCATCCACGACCCCGACCCCGTCTCCGCCCTGTCCACCCTCAACAAGGTGCTCCACGAGCGTTTCACCGGCGACGATCCGCGTTACTGCACCGCCGTCTTCGGCATACTCGAACCCGACCCCGTGACCGGACATGCCGCCGTCCGAATCGCCTCGGGCGGCCACCCCCCGGCCCTCGTCCTGCGGGCAGACGGCACCGCCGACTTCCTGCCCACTCCGGGCGGTCTCCTCGTCGGCATCCTGCCTGCCGCGCGCTTCACCACCGCCACCACCACCCTCGCCCCGGGCGACACCCTCCTGCTCTACACCGACGGCCTCACCGAAGCCCGCACGGGACAGGACCGAGCCGCCCTGTACGGAGACGAAGCGCTGCGCACCTTCGTCACCGGCCACGCCGGCAAGCCCCCCGAGGCCGTCATCCAGGCACTGACCGGCCTGCTGGACGACTTCGGTGACGGCCTCGACGACGACACCGCCCTGCTCGCCCTCGGCGTTCCCGCCACCGGCCCCAGAAGGGAATACATCGAATGA
- a CDS encoding TetR/AcrR family transcriptional regulator — MVRRNDQRRAALVDAAIEVLAREGARGLTFRAVDVEAAVPVGTASNYFASRDSLLTQAGARVYERLQPDEAMIARQQSAGRDRDTYAELMRELVSRVASFRTGYLALLELRLEATRRPELRTVLTERVRADVDANVAYHEASGLPGDALAVKLLMLTLNWLIVEQLTLPDVFTEAEREQLVTAAVERLVAAE; from the coding sequence ATGGTGAGGCGGAACGACCAGCGGCGCGCCGCCCTCGTCGATGCTGCGATCGAGGTGCTGGCCAGGGAAGGCGCCCGGGGCCTGACGTTCCGGGCGGTGGATGTGGAGGCCGCCGTGCCCGTCGGCACCGCGTCCAACTACTTCGCCAGCCGCGACAGCCTGCTCACCCAGGCAGGCGCCCGTGTCTATGAGCGGCTCCAGCCCGACGAGGCCATGATCGCCCGCCAGCAGTCGGCCGGCCGCGACCGCGACACCTACGCGGAGCTGATGCGTGAACTGGTCAGCCGCGTCGCCTCCTTCCGCACCGGCTATCTCGCGCTGCTCGAACTCCGCCTCGAGGCCACGCGCCGCCCCGAGCTGCGCACGGTACTCACCGAGCGTGTCCGGGCCGATGTCGACGCCAACGTCGCCTACCACGAGGCCTCCGGCCTTCCGGGCGACGCCCTGGCCGTCAAGCTGCTCATGCTGACTCTGAACTGGCTGATCGTCGAGCAGCTCACCCTGCCGGACGTCTTCACCGAGGCAGAGCGTGAACAACTGGTGACGGCGGCGGTCGAGCGGCTCGTGGCGGCGGAATAG
- a CDS encoding class I SAM-dependent methyltransferase, whose protein sequence is MVEHDALDITREAYDAVAPTYAQLFRDTLNDSPLDRAMLGAFAEAVRAGGDGQVADLGCGPGHVTAHLDALGLTAFGVDASPAMIELARQAYPDLRFQVGSMAALDIADGTLGGALSRWSVIHTPPRALPAVLAEFHRVLTPGGHLLVGFSASDGPSHPTQAFDHAVAPAYRWSPDHLAAMLRESGLAEVARLVREPQPTDRRQFQEVHLLVRKA, encoded by the coding sequence ATGGTTGAACACGATGCCCTCGACATCACCCGCGAGGCGTACGACGCCGTGGCCCCCACATACGCGCAGCTGTTCCGCGACACGCTGAATGACAGCCCTCTGGACCGCGCGATGCTGGGTGCCTTCGCCGAGGCCGTACGTGCCGGCGGGGACGGTCAGGTCGCGGACCTCGGGTGCGGGCCTGGTCATGTCACCGCACATCTGGACGCGCTGGGGCTGACCGCGTTCGGTGTCGATGCCTCTCCTGCGATGATCGAGCTGGCTCGACAGGCCTATCCGGACCTACGGTTCCAGGTGGGCTCGATGGCCGCGTTGGACATCGCTGACGGCACGCTGGGCGGCGCACTCTCCCGTTGGTCCGTCATCCACACCCCACCGCGAGCACTCCCTGCCGTTCTGGCGGAGTTCCACCGTGTGCTGACACCTGGAGGCCACCTCCTTGTCGGCTTCTCGGCGAGCGATGGCCCGTCTCACCCGACGCAGGCCTTCGATCACGCAGTCGCGCCAGCCTATCGGTGGTCGCCTGACCACCTCGCCGCGATGCTGCGCGAGTCCGGGTTGGCCGAGGTGGCCCGGTTGGTGCGCGAACCTCAGCCCACCGACCGACGGCAGTTTCAGGAGGTTCACCTACTCGTCCGCAAGGCCTAG
- a CDS encoding alpha/beta fold hydrolase — translation MDIERRNNVTVTGNPQGPTVVLAHGFGCDQNMWRLTLPALVNDYRVVLFDYVGSGRSDLSAFSAERYTSLQGYAKDVVEICEALDLRDAVFVGHSVSAMIGVLAAATAPERIGALVMVAPSPRYIDDDGYHGGFSAQDIDELLASLEANYLGWSAAMAPVIMGNDDRPELGEELTNSFCATDPDMARVFARTTFLSDSRDDLKGVTVPTLVLECTQDAIAPRQVGVFVHQAIPGSKLVTLDATGHCPHLSAPEATNEAITGFLAELR, via the coding sequence ATGGATATCGAGCGCAGGAACAACGTTACTGTGACGGGCAACCCGCAGGGGCCGACGGTGGTGCTCGCTCATGGGTTCGGGTGTGACCAGAACATGTGGCGGCTGACGCTGCCTGCCCTGGTGAACGATTACCGCGTGGTGCTTTTCGACTACGTGGGGTCGGGCCGCTCGGACCTGTCGGCTTTCTCGGCAGAGCGTTATACCTCTTTGCAGGGTTACGCCAAAGACGTGGTGGAGATCTGCGAAGCGCTCGACCTGCGCGACGCGGTGTTCGTGGGCCATTCCGTCAGCGCGATGATCGGGGTCCTGGCGGCCGCGACGGCTCCGGAGCGTATCGGGGCGCTGGTGATGGTCGCTCCCTCTCCGCGGTACATCGACGACGACGGCTACCACGGCGGGTTCAGCGCTCAGGACATCGACGAGTTGCTGGCGTCCCTGGAGGCGAACTATCTGGGATGGTCGGCGGCGATGGCACCGGTGATCATGGGGAACGACGACCGGCCCGAACTGGGCGAGGAGCTGACGAACAGTTTCTGCGCCACCGATCCGGATATGGCGCGCGTTTTCGCCCGGACCACGTTCCTGTCGGATTCACGGGATGATCTGAAGGGTGTGACAGTGCCGACGCTGGTACTGGAGTGCACCCAGGACGCCATCGCCCCGCGGCAGGTCGGCGTCTTCGTCCACCAGGCGATCCCCGGCTCCAAGCTGGTCACTCTCGATGCCACGGGGCACTGCCCGCACCTGTCGGCGCCGGAGGCCACCAACGAGGCGATCACAGGGTTCCTGGCGGAACTGCGGTGA
- a CDS encoding glycoside hydrolase domain-containing protein, producing MSSHRLSKKGRYIVWATTGVVVAAGAGIAAQTSMAATPWPAQKTFTGRAFDACTAPSLNAMKAWNTKFYGAAAVYIGGKNRGCAQPNLTASWVKSVNSTGWKLIPLYVGAQPPCQKSANPEKFTASTAAAVGARNAKDAVAKASALGMKAGSPIYLDMEPYDVTNTACNDAVLAYVRSFTKTLRNATYRGGFYGFSSSSAKAIATAKNKTDLPGNLWYALWDKKNTTTTDWPWNPALFTGHSRGHQYMVNSKETRGGYTITVDRNAWDAPVAIIG from the coding sequence TTGTCCAGTCATCGGCTGTCCAAAAAGGGCCGCTACATCGTCTGGGCGACGACAGGTGTCGTCGTCGCCGCGGGCGCCGGAATCGCGGCGCAGACCTCCATGGCGGCTACGCCGTGGCCTGCGCAGAAGACCTTCACCGGCCGGGCGTTCGATGCGTGTACAGCGCCCTCGCTCAACGCCATGAAGGCGTGGAACACGAAGTTCTACGGTGCCGCTGCTGTCTACATCGGCGGCAAGAACCGCGGGTGTGCCCAGCCCAACCTGACGGCGTCCTGGGTGAAGTCGGTCAACTCCACCGGCTGGAAGCTCATTCCGCTGTACGTCGGTGCTCAGCCACCTTGCCAGAAGAGCGCGAACCCGGAGAAGTTCACCGCGTCCACGGCTGCCGCCGTCGGCGCGAGGAACGCCAAGGACGCGGTGGCCAAGGCATCCGCGCTCGGGATGAAGGCCGGCAGCCCCATCTACCTGGACATGGAGCCGTACGACGTCACCAACACGGCGTGCAACGACGCCGTACTGGCGTACGTGCGCTCCTTCACCAAGACGTTGCGTAATGCGACCTACCGCGGCGGTTTCTACGGCTTCAGCAGTTCCAGCGCGAAGGCCATCGCCACGGCGAAGAACAAGACGGACCTGCCGGGTAACCTCTGGTACGCGCTGTGGGACAAGAAGAACACGACCACCACGGACTGGCCGTGGAATCCCGCTCTGTTCACAGGCCACAGCCGGGGCCATCAGTACATGGTCAACAGCAAGGAGACCCGGGGCGGGTACACCATCACGGTCGACCGCAACGCCTGGGACGCTCCTGTAGCCATCATCGGCTGA
- a CDS encoding MFS transporter: protein MSSATYHTLLRTPGAAAFFLTATAGRLGIAMTGLGIIWLVHGRTGSYAVAGLVTGGFSVTEALVGPQLARLVDHFGQTRVLPPVLLAHSAAVLSLLTLVADARPIWLMTAAGASVGATIPQLGALSAARWSALLQGERAPALPTAFALESLGNGLCFLVGPALVTAVGASSDPAHGMTLATVLVVGGGMAFAAQRRTSPATAGAAERRHAGRSLRRPGFVAQVGVNLTLGLYFGAMQVSVTAFAVEHGAADSAAPLYAVSNCAGLLAGWLYGLRRWRGAPAVQLACATAGLALSCLPLLAAGSGPELGLALAATGLAIPPILILSSVLTTASVKPAALTQAFTWLNSASAAGSAGAAAVSGRAVDAYGAHGGFVIAVAATSTMAALAAAHARAA from the coding sequence GTGTCTTCGGCGACCTATCACACCCTGCTGCGCACCCCTGGTGCCGCAGCCTTCTTCCTCACCGCCACGGCAGGCCGCCTCGGCATCGCCATGACCGGCCTCGGCATCATCTGGCTGGTACACGGCCGAACCGGCTCCTACGCCGTGGCCGGCCTGGTGACCGGCGGCTTCTCCGTCACCGAGGCACTGGTCGGGCCGCAACTCGCCCGGCTGGTCGACCACTTCGGCCAGACCCGCGTGCTGCCACCCGTCCTCCTCGCCCACAGCGCCGCCGTGCTTTCGCTCCTGACCCTGGTCGCCGACGCCCGTCCGATCTGGTTGATGACGGCAGCCGGAGCGTCGGTGGGCGCGACGATCCCGCAGCTCGGCGCACTGTCGGCCGCCCGTTGGTCGGCTCTGCTGCAAGGCGAGCGGGCCCCTGCGCTGCCCACCGCCTTCGCGCTGGAATCGCTCGGCAACGGGCTGTGCTTCCTGGTCGGTCCGGCGTTGGTCACCGCGGTCGGAGCGAGCAGCGACCCGGCACACGGCATGACGCTGGCCACCGTTCTGGTGGTGGGCGGCGGGATGGCCTTCGCCGCTCAGCGCCGCACATCGCCTGCGACGGCCGGCGCTGCTGAGCGTAGGCACGCAGGCCGCTCGCTGCGTCGCCCGGGTTTCGTGGCGCAGGTCGGCGTCAACCTCACCCTGGGCCTGTACTTCGGCGCCATGCAGGTCTCGGTGACGGCCTTCGCGGTGGAGCACGGCGCGGCGGACTCGGCCGCGCCGCTGTACGCGGTGTCGAACTGCGCCGGCCTGCTGGCCGGATGGCTGTACGGCCTGCGTCGGTGGCGTGGCGCTCCTGCGGTACAACTGGCGTGTGCGACGGCCGGGTTGGCGCTCAGCTGTCTGCCACTGCTCGCTGCCGGATCAGGCCCGGAACTGGGGCTCGCGCTCGCTGCCACCGGCCTGGCCATCCCCCCGATCCTCATCCTCTCCTCGGTACTCACTACGGCGTCCGTGAAACCAGCAGCTCTCACCCAGGCGTTCACCTGGCTCAACTCGGCGAGCGCCGCGGGTTCGGCCGGTGCGGCAGCGGTGTCCGGCCGCGCGGTGGACGCGTACGGCGCACACGGCGGCTTCGTGATCGCCGTGGCGGCCACCTCCACCATGGCCGCACTGGCCGCAGCCCATGCGCGCGCCGCGTGA